A genomic region of Zalophus californianus isolate mZalCal1 chromosome 1, mZalCal1.pri.v2, whole genome shotgun sequence contains the following coding sequences:
- the GPR27 gene encoding probable G-protein coupled receptor 27 — MANASEPGGGGGGGGGEAAALGLKLATLSLLLCVSLAGNVLFALLIVRERSLHRAPYYLLLDLCLADGLRALACLPAVMLAARRAAAAAGAPPGALGCKLLAFLAALFCFHAAFLLLGVGVTRYLAIAHHRFYAERLAGWPCAAMLVCAAWALALAAAFPPVLDGGGGDDEDAPCALEQRPDGAPGALGFLLLLAVVVGATHLVYLRLLFFIHDRRKMRPARLVPAVSHDWTFHGPGATGQAAANWTAGFGRGPTPPALVGIRPAGPGRGARRLLVLEEFKTEKRLCKMFYAVTLLFLLLWGPYVVASYLRVLVRPGAVPQAYLTASVWLTFAQAGINPVVCFLFNRELRDCFRAQFPCCQSPQTTQASLPCDLKGIGL; from the coding sequence ATGGCGAACGCTAGCgagccgggcggcggcggcggcggcggcggcggcgaggcgGCCGCCCTGGGCCTCAAGCTGGCCACGCTCAGCCTGCTGCTGTGCGTGAGCCTGGCGGGCAACGTGCTGTTCGCGCTGCTCATCGTGCGGGAGCGCAGCCTGCACCGCGCCCCGTACTACCTGCTGCTCGACCTGTGCCTGGCCGACGGGCTGCGCGCGCTCGCCTGCCTCCCGGCCGTCATGCTGGCGGCGCGGCGTGCGGCGGCCGCGGCGGGAGCGCCGCCGGGCGCGCTGGGCTGCAAGCTCCTCGCCTTCCTGGCCGCGCTCTTCTGCTTCCACGCCGCCTTCCTGCTGCTCGGCGTGGGCGTCACCCGCTACCTGGCCATAGCGCACCACCGCTTCTACGCCGAACGCCTGGCCGGCTGGCCGTGCGCCGCCATGCTGGTGTGCGCCGCCTGGGCGCTGGCGCTGGCCGCGGCCTTCCCGCCCGTGCtggacggcggcggcggcgacgacGAGGACGCGCCGTGCGCCCTGGAGCAGCGGCCCGACGGCGCCCCCGGCGCGCTCGGCTTCTTGCTGCTTCTGGCCGTGGTCGTGGGCGCCACGCACCTCGTCTACCTCCGCCTGCTCTTCTTCATCCATGACCGCCGCAAGATGCGGCCCGCGCGCCTCGTGCCCGCCGTCAGCCACGACTGGACCTTCCACGGCCCCGGCGCCACTGGCCAGGCGGCCGCCAACTGGACAGCGGGCTTCGGCCGCGGGCCCACGCCGCCAGCACTCGTGGGCATCCGGCCCGCGGGGCCCGGCCGCGGCGCGCGCCGCCTCCTGGTGCTCGAGGAGTTCAAGACGGAGAAGAGGCTGTGCAAGATGTTCTATGCCGTCACCTtgctcttcctgctgctctggGGGCCCTACGTCGTGGCCAGTTACCTGCGGGTCTTGGTGCGGCCCGGCGCCGTCCCCCAGGCCTACCTGACGGCCTCCGTGTGGCTGACCTTCGCCCAGGCCGGCATCAACCCTGTCGTGTGCTTCCTCTTTAACAGGGAGCTGAGGGACTGCTTCAGGGCCCAGTTCCCCTGCTGTCAGAGCCCCCAGAccacccaggcctctctcccctgcGACCTGAAAGGCATTGGCTTATGA